One Pseudopipra pipra isolate bDixPip1 chromosome 30, bDixPip1.hap1, whole genome shotgun sequence genomic region harbors:
- the IL23A gene encoding interleukin-23 subunit alpha, translated as MASLRRLCLCLCLPLLLPPAAPAPTPAPASGTDWAACKILSRDLSRLLATVKEPHPVLEEMQLSEEDPQNWPPRILCSDACDPPTLDTNNTRCLHRILQALQHYRDLLGSDIFREQPQPQLETTMDQLLGLVQQEHGHPPRHPMDPSNNWSHGLLRHLALNRLRSFAAVMSRVFTHSASAR; from the exons ATGGCTTCGCTCCGCCGCCTCTGCCTCTGTCTCTGCctcccgctgctgctgccgcccgCGGCTCCGGCCCCGACCCCGGCCCCGGCGTCCGGCACCGACTGGGCCGCCTGTAAGATCCTCTCCCGGGACCTGTCGCGGCTGCTGGCGACCGTCAAAGAACCGCACCCGGTGCTG GAGGAGATGCAGCTGAGCGAGGAGGACCCCCAGAACTGGCCCCCCCGGATCCTCTGCAGCGACGCCTGTGACCCCCCCACACTGGACACCAACAACACG CGCTGCCTGCACCGGATCCTCCAGGCGCTCCAGCACTACCGGGACCTGCTGGGCTCCGACATCTTcagggagcagccccagccccagctggagaCCACGATGGACCAGCTGCTGGGCCTCGTCCAG CAGGAGCATGGCCACCCCCCCCGGCACCCCATGGACCCCAGCAACAACTGGTCCCACGGGCTGCTCCGGCACCTGGCCCTGAACCGGCTCCGCTCCTTCGCCGCCGTCATGAGCCGCGTCTTCACCCACAGCGCCAGCGCCCGCTGA